A part of Lacerta agilis isolate rLacAgi1 chromosome 7, rLacAgi1.pri, whole genome shotgun sequence genomic DNA contains:
- the CRNKL1 gene encoding crooked neck-like protein 1, whose translation MASTAAGKQRIPKVAKVKNKAPAEVQITAEQLLREAKERELELLPPPPQQKITDEEELNDYKLRKRKTFEDNIRKNRTVISNWIKYAQWEESLKEVQRARSIYERALDVDYRNVTLWLKYAEMEMKNRQVNHARNIWDRAITTLPRVNQFWYKYTYMEEMLGNVAGARQVFERWMEWQPEEQSWHSYINFELRYKEVDRARSIYERFVIVHPDVKNWIKYARFEEKHSYFAHARKVFERAVEFFGEEHMNEHLYVAFAKFEENQKEFERVRVIYKYALDRIPKHEAQELFKNYTIFEKKFGDRRGIEDIIVSKRRFQYEEEVKANPHNYDAWFDYLRLVESDADPDAVREVYERAIANVPPIQEKRHWKRYIYLWINYALYEELEAKDPERTRQVYQACVELIPHKKFTFAKIWLLYAQFEIRQKNLQFARRALGTSIGKCPKNKLFKGYIELELQLREFDRCRKLYEKFLEFAPENCTSWIKFAELETILGDVDRARAIYELAIGQPRLDMPEVLWKSYIDFEIEQEEYENTRNLYRRLLQRTQHVKVWISFAQFELSAGKDDSLPRCRQVYEEANKTMRNCEEKEERLMLLESWRNFEEEFGTESSKERVDKLMPEKVKKRRKLQAEDGSDAGWEEYYDYIFPEDAANQPNLKLLAMAKLWKKQQQDDDPERDPDKDVDESSP comes from the exons ATGGCGTCTACGGCGGCCGGGAAGCAGCGGATCCCTAAAGTGGCGAAG GTGAAAAACAAAGCCCCAGCCGAGGTACAGATCACAGCAGAGCAACTTTTAAGAGAAGCTAAAGAAAGAGAACTTGAgcttcttcccccacctcctcaaCAGAAGATCACAGATGAAGAGGAGCTAAATGATTATAAACTTCGAAAAAGAAAG ACCTTTGAAGATAACATAAGAAAAAACCGGACAGTTATCAGTAACTGGATCAAGTACGCACAATGGGAGGAAAGTCTCAAAGAAGTACAAAG GGCTCGTTCCATCTACGAACGTGCTCTAGATGTAGACTACCGAAATGTCACCCTTTGGCTGAAGTATGCCGAGATGGAAATGAAGAACCGCCAAGTTAATCATGCCCGAAACATCTGGGATCGTGCTATTACTACTCTTCCGAGAGTCAACCAGTTCTG GTACAAATATACTTACATGGAAGAGATGCTGGGAAATGTTGCTGGAGCCCGGCAGGTGTTTGAACGCTGGATGGAATGGCAGCCAGAAGAACAATCCTGGCATTCTTACATTAATTTTGAGCTGAGGTACAAGGAGGTGGACAGAGCACGCTCTATATATGAGAGAT TTGTCATTGTGCATCCCGATGTTAAGAACTGGATCAAGTATGCCCGTTTTGAAGAAAAACATAGTTATTTTGCGCATGCAAGGAAAGTATTTGAGAGAGCAGTGGAATTCTTTGGAGAAGAACATATGAATGAGCATCTGTATGTAGCTTTTGCCAAATTTGAAGAGAACCAGAAAGAG TTTGAAAGGGTGAGAGTAATCTATAAATACGCCCTGGACAGAATCCCAAAGCACGAAGCTCAAGAGCTCTTCAAAAATTACACCATTTTTGAGAAGAAGTTTGGGGACCGACGAGGAATCGAGGATATTATAGTTAGCAAAAGAAGATTCCAATATGAAGAGGAAGTGAAA GCTAATCCACATAATTATGATGCCTGGTTTGATTACCTGAGGCTTGTGGAAAGTGATGCGGATCCTGATGCTGTACGTGAAGTTTATGAACGAGCCATTGCCAATGTTCCTCCAATTCAAGAAAAGAGGCACTGGAAGAGGTATATCTATCTGTGGATCAATTATGCACTGTATGAAGAGCTAGAGGCAAAG GATCCAGAGCGGACAAGACAAGTGTATCAAGCTTGTGTTGAACTCATTCCTCATAAAAAG TTTACATTTGCCAAAATATGGCTGTTGTATGCTCAGTTTGAAATAAGACAGAAGAATCTCCAGTTTGCCAGGCGAGCATTG GGAACATCCATAGGTAAATGTCCTAAGAACAAACTGTTTAAAGGCTACATTGAACTGGAGTTGCAGCTACGAGAGTTTGATCGTTGCCGGAAACTGTATGAGAAATTTCTAGAGTTTGCACCTGAAAACTGCACATCATGGATCAAGTTTGCAGAGTTGGAAACCATTCTTGGTGATGTTGATAGGGCCAGAGCTATATATGAGTTGGCTATTGGCCAGCCACGATTAGACATGCCAGAG GTTCTTTGGAAGTCTTACATTGACTTTGAAATTGAACAGGAGGAATATGAGAACACAAGAAATCTTTATCGGCGATTGCTTCAGAGAACGCAGCATGTCAAG GTGTGGATCAGTTTTGCTCAGTTTGAACTCTCAGCGGGGAAAGATGACAGCTTACCACGATGTCGGCAAGTATATGAAGAGGCTAATAAAACAATGAGAAATTGTGAGGAAAAAGAGGAGAGGCTTATGCTTCTGGAATCCTGGAGAAACTTTGAAGAGGAATTTGGAACCGAATCCAGCAAAGAGAGGGTAGATAAACTCATGCCAGAGAAagtcaagaagaggaggaaaCTTCAAGCTGAAGATGGG